One genomic window of Halolamina sediminis includes the following:
- the dpsA gene encoding DNA starvation/stationary phase protection protein DpsA yields the protein MSAPHLRHPADEELRREWGSVGDNEIRLDPEAAAAVIDDVNRCLSGLYVLFNQLRKHYWTVAGVESHQIEERLEEQADRLSEFTDELAIRVHALGGVPVNGPMGIREHAPMRIEGGDVYALRDALASDLDGYATLAVTVREAIETARSVGDERTAEALEEGLLTIEQDAHTIERYLGDDSL from the coding sequence ATGAGTGCGCCACACCTCCGCCACCCGGCCGACGAGGAGCTGCGCCGCGAGTGGGGGAGCGTCGGCGACAACGAGATCCGGCTCGATCCCGAGGCGGCCGCCGCGGTGATCGACGACGTGAACCGTTGTCTCTCGGGGCTGTACGTCCTGTTCAATCAGCTCCGCAAACACTACTGGACCGTCGCGGGCGTCGAGTCCCACCAGATCGAAGAACGGCTCGAGGAACAGGCCGACCGCCTCAGCGAGTTCACTGACGAGCTCGCGATCCGCGTCCACGCGCTGGGCGGCGTCCCCGTCAACGGTCCGATGGGGATCCGCGAGCACGCGCCGATGCGGATCGAGGGCGGCGACGTCTACGCGCTGCGCGACGCGCTCGCGAGCGACCTCGACGGCTACGCGACGCTCGCGGTGACGGTCCGCGAGGCGATCGAGACGGCCCGATCGGTCGGCGACGAGCGCACGGCCGAGGCGCTGGAAGAAGGACTCCTTACGATCGAGCAGGACGCACACACCATCGAGCGCTACCTCGGCGACGACAGCCTCTAG
- the dpsA gene encoding DNA starvation/stationary phase protection protein DpsA, with protein sequence MSEPKRGRLVRDLPGGTVRQERGTVDENAVRLDPDEAAEMVEALNVAHAGAFNLFYLVRKHYWSAEGAESGAVAEFLGDAYTRLREIDDAVAERITEIGGVPVSTPPEIQEYAPVHLEAEHLYSLRASLAGDLDAYATLAVSFREGIDTADEIGDGASYELLSDRLETIEDDAHTIERYLEDDALVEVDR encoded by the coding sequence GTGTCCGAGCCCAAACGCGGACGGCTCGTCCGCGACCTGCCGGGCGGGACCGTCCGACAGGAACGGGGAACCGTCGACGAGAACGCGGTCCGGCTCGACCCCGACGAGGCCGCCGAGATGGTGGAGGCGCTGAACGTCGCCCACGCGGGGGCGTTCAACCTCTTCTACCTCGTGCGGAAACACTACTGGAGCGCCGAGGGCGCCGAGTCCGGCGCAGTCGCGGAGTTCCTCGGTGACGCCTACACTCGGCTCCGCGAGATCGACGACGCGGTCGCCGAGCGGATCACGGAGATCGGCGGCGTCCCCGTGAGCACGCCGCCGGAGATCCAGGAGTACGCGCCCGTCCACCTCGAGGCCGAGCACCTCTACAGCCTGCGTGCCTCGCTGGCGGGCGATCTGGACGCGTACGCCACGCTGGCGGTCAGCTTCCGGGAGGGGATCGACACCGCCGACGAGATCGGCGACGGGGCCAGCTACGAACTGCTCTCGGACCGCCTCGAGACGATCGAGGACGACGCCCACACGATCGAGCGCTACCTCGAGGACGACGCGCTCGTGGAGGTGGACCGATGA
- the dpsA gene encoding DNA starvation/stationary phase protection protein DpsA → MSTQKTARQRAGTVEENAVRIDTEKAEQIVDALNRDLASAYVLYHQVRKHHWNVEGAESGDLHEFLDAAAGTLEGHADAIAERAQALGGVPVAGPAAQEEHAYVEFEGEDVYAIRDSLEADLEAYGDVIENVREHVGLATDLGDYATAELLREVLEDLEDDAHDIDHYLENDTLVQE, encoded by the coding sequence ATGAGTACTCAGAAGACTGCCCGACAGCGTGCCGGCACCGTCGAGGAGAACGCCGTTCGCATCGACACCGAGAAGGCCGAACAGATCGTCGACGCCTTGAACCGCGATCTCGCGTCGGCGTACGTGCTCTACCACCAGGTGCGAAAGCACCACTGGAACGTCGAGGGCGCGGAGTCCGGCGACCTCCACGAGTTCCTCGACGCCGCCGCGGGGACGCTCGAGGGCCACGCCGACGCGATCGCCGAGCGCGCGCAGGCGCTTGGCGGCGTCCCCGTCGCGGGCCCCGCCGCACAGGAGGAGCACGCCTACGTCGAGTTCGAGGGCGAGGACGTGTACGCGATCCGCGACTCGCTAGAGGCCGACCTCGAGGCGTACGGCGACGTGATCGAGAACGTGCGCGAACACGTCGGCCTCGCGACCGACCTCGGCGACTACGCGACGGCCGAGCTCCTCCGCGAGGTGCTGGAGGATCTGGAGGACGACGCCCACGACATCGACCACTACCTCGAGAACGACACGCTCGTCCAGGAGTAG
- a CDS encoding Na+/H+ antiporter NhaC family protein: MPSEFGALSVLPPLLAIVLAIATRKAVLSLFLGIWAGAVIYTGGLGIVQTFEWIVAAVAGDFHVRILVFTLLLGSGVAMIWNLGGSYAVRDWAIAKLDSQRKVGAVAWLLGVVLFFDDYANTAIVGSAMKDVSDHLRISREKLSYIVDSTAAPVATLGISSWVAFQLSLITDGYEAAGVADHPAAFEVFLSSIPFNMYSILAVVMVAIIVFSGRDFGEMLDAEHRSWSTGAVSREDARPMQDVKSDLGEPSATNPRLVSFFAPIAVLIAVTIGSALWTGYSPGASVMDMVTNADFASALIYGSFAMVATGFALGKFYGILTLGESTDTVIDGFGLMLTAVSILVLAWGIGEVVSALQTGEYVAGIVGDQFPIAVLPALVLVLAAFIAFSTGTSWGTMGILTPIVIPVAWNLTGDHTIIAAMVGVIFSGAIFGDHSSPISDTTVLSATFTGADLVDHVRTQLYYALTVALVAIVLLLVWGVTRITPVALLPVGVLALVGLVYGLSELDADRKGIEPVATDTPQEAPESDE; the protein is encoded by the coding sequence ATGCCATCAGAGTTCGGCGCGCTGTCAGTGCTCCCGCCGCTGCTCGCGATCGTGCTGGCGATCGCGACCCGGAAGGCGGTGTTGTCGCTGTTTCTCGGCATCTGGGCCGGGGCGGTGATCTACACGGGCGGGCTCGGGATCGTCCAGACGTTCGAGTGGATCGTCGCCGCGGTCGCCGGGGATTTCCACGTCCGCATCCTCGTCTTCACGCTCCTGTTGGGCTCCGGCGTCGCGATGATCTGGAACCTCGGCGGCTCCTACGCCGTCCGCGACTGGGCGATCGCGAAGCTCGACAGCCAGCGGAAAGTCGGCGCCGTGGCGTGGCTGCTCGGGGTCGTGCTCTTCTTCGACGACTACGCCAACACGGCGATCGTCGGCTCCGCGATGAAGGACGTCTCCGACCACTTGCGCATCTCCCGAGAGAAGCTGTCGTACATCGTCGACTCGACGGCGGCGCCGGTGGCGACGCTGGGCATCTCCTCGTGGGTCGCGTTCCAGCTCTCGCTCATCACCGACGGGTACGAGGCCGCGGGCGTCGCCGACCATCCGGCGGCGTTCGAGGTGTTCCTCAGCTCCATCCCGTTCAACATGTACTCCATCCTCGCGGTCGTGATGGTCGCGATCATCGTGTTCTCCGGGCGTGACTTCGGCGAGATGCTCGACGCGGAGCACCGATCTTGGAGTACGGGTGCGGTGAGTCGCGAGGACGCCCGCCCGATGCAGGACGTGAAGTCCGACCTCGGCGAACCGAGCGCGACGAACCCCCGCCTCGTGAGCTTCTTCGCGCCGATCGCCGTGCTCATCGCCGTCACGATCGGAAGCGCGCTGTGGACCGGCTACTCCCCCGGCGCGAGCGTGATGGACATGGTGACCAACGCCGACTTCGCGTCGGCACTGATCTACGGCTCGTTCGCGATGGTCGCCACGGGGTTCGCGCTCGGGAAGTTCTACGGCATCCTCACGCTGGGTGAGTCGACGGACACGGTGATCGACGGGTTCGGCCTCATGCTCACTGCGGTGTCGATCCTCGTGCTCGCGTGGGGGATCGGCGAGGTCGTGAGCGCGTTGCAGACCGGCGAGTACGTCGCCGGGATCGTCGGCGACCAGTTCCCGATCGCGGTGCTGCCCGCGCTGGTGCTGGTGCTCGCGGCGTTTATCGCGTTCTCGACGGGCACCTCCTGGGGGACGATGGGGATCCTGACGCCGATCGTGATCCCCGTCGCCTGGAACCTCACCGGCGACCACACGATCATCGCGGCGATGGTCGGCGTGATCTTCTCCGGCGCCATCTTCGGCGACCACAGCTCCCCGATCTCGGACACGACGGTGCTCTCGGCGACGTTCACCGGCGCCGACCTCGTCGACCACGTCCGCACGCAGCTGTACTACGCGCTCACCGTGGCGCTCGTCGCGATCGTGCTGCTGCTCGTCTGGGGCGTCACCCGGATCACCCCGGTCGCGCTGCTACCGGTGGGCGTCCTCGCGCTCGTCGGGCTCGTCTACGGGCTTTCGGAGCTCGATGCGGACCGCAAGGGGATCGAGCCGGTCGCCACCGACACGCCACAGGAGGCCCCAGAGTCGGACGAGTAA
- the asd gene encoding aspartate-semialdehyde dehydrogenase, with protein sequence MSVRVGLLGATGAVGQRFVQLLDDHPTFEIAAVTASPESAGSPYRDAAKWRVDTPIPDHVAEMTVRETSPEALPDDLDLLFSSLPSGVGAEIEPELCRAGYVVSSNSSNERMAEDVPLTIPEVNPDHLDLLETQREERGWDGALVKNPNCSTITMVPTLAALDRFGLERVHVATLQAVSGAGYSGVTSMEIIDNVLPHIGGEEAKMETESRKLLGDVENGELSLHDVDVSASCNRVPSLDGHLENVFAELEANPEPEAVHEALESLDSVDLPSAPEQPIHVFADPDRPQPRLDRMRGKGMQISAGGLRETAEGVQYNCLAHNTIRGAAGASVLNGELLVEEGWV encoded by the coding sequence ATGTCCGTTCGTGTCGGCCTGCTCGGCGCCACCGGCGCCGTGGGCCAACGGTTCGTCCAGTTGCTCGACGACCACCCGACGTTCGAGATCGCCGCGGTGACCGCCAGCCCCGAGAGCGCCGGGAGCCCCTATCGCGACGCCGCCAAGTGGCGCGTCGACACGCCGATCCCCGACCACGTCGCCGAAATGACCGTCCGGGAGACCAGCCCCGAGGCGCTGCCGGACGATCTGGACCTGCTGTTCTCCTCGCTGCCCTCCGGCGTCGGCGCCGAGATCGAGCCCGAACTCTGCCGGGCGGGCTACGTCGTCTCCTCGAACTCCTCGAACGAGCGCATGGCCGAGGACGTGCCGCTGACGATCCCGGAGGTCAACCCCGACCACCTCGACCTGCTCGAGACTCAGCGCGAGGAGCGCGGCTGGGACGGCGCGCTCGTCAAGAACCCCAACTGCTCGACGATCACGATGGTCCCGACACTCGCCGCGCTGGATCGGTTCGGCCTCGAACGCGTCCACGTCGCGACGCTGCAGGCCGTCTCCGGGGCGGGCTACTCCGGGGTCACGTCGATGGAGATCATCGACAACGTCCTCCCCCACATCGGCGGCGAGGAGGCCAAGATGGAGACCGAGTCCCGGAAGCTGCTGGGCGACGTGGAGAACGGCGAGCTCTCGCTGCACGACGTGGACGTGTCCGCGTCCTGTAACCGCGTCCCGTCGCTCGACGGCCACCTGGAGAACGTGTTCGCCGAGCTCGAAGCGAACCCCGAGCCCGAAGCCGTCCACGAGGCGCTGGAGAGCCTCGACAGCGTGGACCTGCCGTCGGCGCCCGAGCAGCCGATCCACGTGTTCGCCGACCCGGATCGCCCGCAGCCGCGGCTGGATCGGATGCGCGGCAAGGGGATGCAGATCTCGGCGGGCGGGCTCCGTGAGACCGCCGAGGGGGTCCAGTACAACTGTCTCGCACACAACACCATCCGCGGCGCCGCCGGCGCCTCGGTGCTCAACGGCGAACTGCTCGTCGAGGAAGGCTGGGTCTAG
- a CDS encoding D-2-hydroxyacid dehydrogenase, with protein MTEPDVLLLRQKIHGLSVDEYADAMRERLPDADIAVARTPEAERELIESARVVAGFNVDPEMLDRAANLELFACSYAGTGHLPMEALEEAGVAVTNASGVHGPNISEYVIGALISLARDFPRAARQQEERVWQSFGSQELYDSTVTVVGMGAIGQAVVERLEPFGVDTIGVRYTPEKGGPTDEVLGFDEIHDALRRSDSVVLACPLTDATRSLLDDEAFKTMPADANLVNIARGGVVDTEALVRALRGNAIGAAFLDVTDPEPLPADHALWGFDNVRITPHNAGHSPVYFERLADIVAGNYEALEAGGEIENRVV; from the coding sequence ATGACCGAGCCAGACGTGCTACTGCTGCGCCAGAAGATCCACGGACTATCCGTCGACGAGTACGCCGATGCGATGCGCGAGCGCCTCCCCGACGCCGACATCGCCGTTGCCCGGACGCCCGAGGCGGAGCGGGAGCTGATCGAGAGCGCCCGCGTCGTCGCCGGCTTCAACGTCGACCCCGAGATGCTCGACCGAGCGGCAAACCTCGAGCTGTTCGCCTGCTCCTACGCCGGCACGGGCCACCTCCCGATGGAGGCGCTGGAGGAGGCCGGCGTCGCCGTCACCAACGCCTCCGGCGTCCACGGGCCGAACATCTCGGAGTACGTGATCGGCGCGCTGATCTCGCTAGCGCGGGATTTCCCCCGCGCGGCCCGCCAGCAGGAGGAGCGCGTCTGGCAGTCCTTCGGGAGTCAGGAGCTCTACGACTCGACGGTCACCGTCGTCGGGATGGGCGCGATCGGGCAGGCGGTCGTCGAGCGGCTGGAGCCGTTCGGCGTCGACACGATCGGCGTGCGCTACACCCCCGAGAAGGGCGGGCCGACCGACGAGGTGCTCGGCTTCGACGAGATCCACGACGCGCTCCGGCGCAGCGACTCGGTCGTGCTCGCGTGCCCGCTCACGGACGCGACCCGGAGCCTGCTCGACGACGAGGCGTTCAAGACGATGCCGGCGGACGCCAACCTCGTCAACATCGCCCGCGGTGGCGTCGTCGACACCGAGGCGCTGGTCCGCGCGCTCCGGGGTAACGCCATCGGCGCCGCGTTCCTCGACGTGACCGACCCCGAGCCGCTGCCGGCGGACCACGCGCTCTGGGGGTTCGACAACGTCCGGATAACGCCCCACAACGCGGGCCACTCCCCGGTGTACTTCGAGCGGCTGGCCGACATCGTGGCCGGGAACTACGAGGCGCTCGAAGCGGGCGGCGAGATCGAGAACCGCGTCGTCTGA
- a CDS encoding nuclear transport factor 2 family protein produces MSRESVVRRYYALVDAGEYDALVELFTEDVVYERPGQATIEGREALREFYETGRPLSNGEHELHAVVADSVEQRSAGNRTQSDDGDTVAVRGTFRGEQDGDAVELGFADFHEFDGESIARRYTYTDRDTV; encoded by the coding sequence ATGTCACGAGAATCAGTCGTACGGCGGTACTACGCGCTGGTCGACGCCGGGGAGTACGACGCGCTGGTCGAACTGTTCACCGAGGACGTCGTCTACGAGCGCCCGGGACAGGCGACCATCGAGGGACGGGAAGCACTTCGGGAGTTCTACGAGACGGGCCGGCCGCTCTCGAACGGCGAGCACGAACTCCACGCCGTCGTCGCCGACAGCGTGGAGCAACGCTCCGCTGGCAATCGGACGCAGTCCGATGACGGGGACACCGTCGCGGTCCGCGGGACGTTTCGCGGGGAGCAGGACGGCGACGCCGTCGAACTCGGGTTCGCCGACTTCCACGAGTTCGACGGGGAGTCGATCGCGCGCCGGTACACGTACACCGACCGGGACACCGTCTGA
- a CDS encoding NUDIX hydrolase, whose amino-acid sequence MPAPLSLRTRRAIDDRLDGLRERFGQFPVVDVTRLNDPEFFEHGVEMFDRGQRGAAGARVTDDDGCVLLLRDDRDPEMWVLPGGGHEPGETFPETARREVREEAGVDCEITGVWRAVRKRFVRRDDPQRRGYLLEVFFTADAVGGEAGVDQARLDDGEEVLEVRWFDEVPASVIPVVTDPTAPPVV is encoded by the coding sequence ATGCCCGCGCCGCTCTCGCTCCGCACGCGCCGTGCGATCGACGACCGCCTCGACGGTCTCCGCGAGCGGTTCGGACAGTTCCCCGTCGTCGACGTCACCCGCCTCAACGATCCCGAGTTCTTCGAGCACGGCGTCGAGATGTTCGATCGCGGCCAGCGCGGCGCCGCGGGTGCCCGCGTCACCGACGACGACGGCTGCGTCCTCCTGCTCCGCGACGACCGTGATCCGGAGATGTGGGTGCTCCCCGGCGGCGGTCACGAGCCGGGCGAGACGTTCCCCGAGACCGCCCGGCGCGAGGTCCGGGAGGAGGCGGGCGTCGACTGCGAGATAACGGGCGTGTGGCGCGCGGTCAGGAAGCGGTTCGTCCGTCGGGACGACCCCCAGCGGCGGGGGTACCTGCTGGAAGTGTTCTTCACCGCCGACGCCGTGGGTGGGGAGGCTGGCGTCGACCAGGCACGGCTGGACGACGGCGAAGAGGTGCTCGAAGTCCGGTGGTTCGACGAGGTGCCGGCGAGCGTGATCCCGGTCGTGACGGACCCGACGGCGCCGCCGGTGGTGTGA
- a CDS encoding translation initiation factor eIF-2B, giving the protein MIDETVAEIREMRSHSSSAVAVKAATALRELLDREYVSADAFDRDLEHNAGALRRANPSHASLHAAMRSITDAVVDEGDTPEEAKALLEQAIEDAVERVESGKRRAAAHAADTFEDGETILTHDYSSTVLEAVETACADGTHLTAYVTEARPRYLGRKTARMLAGIDRVEPHLLVDSAAGYVMDEVDRVIVGMDCIVEGTLYNRIGTYPIAAVADREDVPVTVVGSSTKVIDEFRFENEFRPGSEVMREPVEGVEIENPAYDATPVELVDTLITDEGVGEP; this is encoded by the coding sequence ATGATCGACGAGACGGTCGCCGAGATCCGGGAGATGCGGAGCCACTCCTCCTCGGCAGTCGCGGTGAAAGCCGCCACCGCACTCCGGGAGCTACTGGATCGGGAGTACGTCTCCGCGGACGCGTTCGATCGGGACCTCGAACACAACGCCGGCGCGCTCCGGCGGGCGAATCCCTCCCACGCGTCGCTCCACGCCGCGATGCGCAGCATCACCGACGCGGTGGTGGACGAGGGCGACACGCCCGAGGAGGCCAAGGCACTGCTCGAACAGGCCATCGAGGACGCCGTCGAGCGCGTCGAGTCGGGCAAGCGCCGCGCGGCCGCCCACGCGGCGGACACGTTCGAGGACGGCGAGACGATCCTGACCCACGACTACTCCTCGACTGTCCTCGAAGCCGTCGAGACCGCCTGCGCCGACGGCACCCACCTGACGGCGTACGTCACCGAGGCCCGACCGCGCTACCTCGGCCGGAAGACCGCCCGGATGCTCGCGGGGATCGATCGCGTCGAGCCCCACCTGCTGGTCGACAGCGCCGCCGGCTACGTGATGGACGAGGTCGACCGCGTGATCGTCGGGATGGACTGCATCGTCGAGGGGACGCTGTACAACCGCATCGGCACCTACCCGATCGCCGCGGTCGCCGACCGCGAGGACGTGCCCGTCACGGTCGTCGGCTCCTCGACCAAGGTGATCGACGAGTTCCGCTTCGAGAACGAGTTCCGCCCGGGCAGCGAGGTGATGCGCGAGCCCGTCGAGGGGGTGGAGATCGAGAACCCCGCCTACGACGCGACGCCGGTCGAGCTCGTAGACACGCTGATCACCGACGAGGGCGTCGGCGAGCCCTGA